TCTTTGGCGGTGATCACTCCGTGCATCACATGCTCCACCTTGTTCACCGCTCCGCCGCGAACAATGAAGGCGACCCTTGCCCCCTCGACCACGCCCCACAACGCCAGCACATCGGGACAGTAGTGGGTCAATAGCAGGGATATTTCCATGCTCTCTTGTTCCGCGTCTAGGTGCGCGGGCGGGGTGAAATCTATGATATGCCCGGCATAGCCCTTGTCAGCGACAGATAGGAACATGGTCGACAAAGGCATTGGCGGTCAGGGCTTCAGGCGCTGGGCGAGCTTGTCTGCCAGCAGGTTGGCAAAGCTCTCAATGTCATCTGCAGCCCGCAGCTTTCTCAATACCTGTCCGATCGGCATTTTCCCGACATCTGGCACCCCCTTCAGGGCATCGCCGATGCCCTCACTCTGCCGATCCAAGGCTGCTACAGGCTCCCCGCTTTCTTCATGCTTTGCCAACATATCGCCGACCGTGTTGGGGCGATCTTCGTCATGCCAATCGTAATACTTCTGGAGCGCCATCAGAATTTCTGAATGAAGGCTGCGCCCATGCAGATCAGCCTCCTCCTGAATAAACTCCTTCAAGGCCGGCGGGATGCGCAAGCCATAGGGTGCCAGGCGGGTGGGGTATTTTCGAGAGTCAGCCATAGCGGCCATTGGTAACCAATTTTTCCTTGACTGAAAATACATACCAATGGTAACTAACTACCAATGGTAGTTGATGGAGAGCACCCAGATGGAAAAATATGAGCAGATCTCGCTGCGCCTACCCGACGGTTGGCGCCGTGCGCTGAAGATCGCCGCCGCCGTGAACGGCCGCAGCATGAACGCCGAGATCGTGCAGCGTCTGCGCCCGACCCTCGAAGCCGCCGATGCCCAGCGCCCGCAATCCTGAAATGAAAGCGGCCGGGCAGCGTTGCACCGCTGACACCGGCCTTGATGCCCCCGAGAAAGGACATTTCCCCATGAATATCCCTGAAAATCCCTGCAAAGGCAACCTGCCGGTTTCGCCAGCGCCCCGCCGCCGGCCCGGCCAGCCCAAGCGCAAGGCCACCGAAAAGCGCGTCAGCCGCGCCGCCAGCCTGATCCAGGACCATATCGCTGTGCTGACTGCCCAGCGCATCACGCTGCCCGTCCTCGGTCTCGAGGTCGCGCTGGATGAGCTGCGCCAAATCGGGGGTGCGCAATGAACCGCCGCGATCTGATCGCCCTGCCGGCCGCTGTCGCCTTCGCACCTGCGCCGGCGCTGGGCGCTGCAATCGCCCCGGTTTCCCTGCGGGCGCTGTGGCAGCATGCGAAAGCGCTGAATGACCGCCTCGAGGCGACCGAGCGCGCCGAGGATCCGGTCGCCTGGGATGCCGGCATGGCGCAGCTCATCCATCTTCAGGACCGGATCGCCGCGGCACCGGCCTGCACGCCCGAGGCTTGGGCGATAAAGGTCTTGAGCGCCGACGATGGCGGCGCCATCGAGAATGCCAGCGATCTGGGCCGCGCCCTGGTCGAACAGGCGCGCAGCATGATCGGGGGTGCGCAATGAGCCGCCGTCCCACCGTGGCGCGTTTCTCGCTTTCCGCGTCCGCGCGCCAGCACATCGACGCCATCATGGCTACGGCACGCGACCAGATAGAAGCCGTTCTGCAACGAGAGGTGTCCCGCCTGATCGCAGATGCGCATGACGGCGCTAACCAAAAGGCTGCGCACCACCGCCCGGCGAAGCAGGAGGTTATGGCAACGCCCGCAGTCCCGCAGCCGATCTATATCCGCCCGGGCAAGGCGCAGCAGATGTTCGGCGTGCATCGCGCAACGCTATACCGCTGGGCGAATGCCGGCCACATCACCATTCACAAGCGCGGCGCAGCGACCTTTGTCCGGCTGGACGAGGTGCGCGCCTTCATCGAAGGAAACCAGCCATGATGACGCGCGACCTGCAACGCGCCGCGAACGACCAGACGGAGGCCGACGCCCAGGCTGAAGAGATCCTGCGCCGCGTCTATGCGCTGACCGCCCCTTACCAGCGCCGCGTGGTCGAATGGCTGCGCGGGCATTCCGACCCCGACATGCGCGACCTCGCCACGCCGCTCGAGGAGGTGCTCACCCTTCGCCGACTGATCGGGGGTGAACAATGAGCATTACCCGCATCATTCAGGTGGATACGCAAGGCAAGCCGCTTGACGGGCCAGACCTGATCTTCACGAACAAGTGGGCTGTCAAAGCCGGATTAATGGAAAATCGGCCGGTCGTTGTTCGGGCATTTGAAGCGCGAATCACGAAAAAGGGCTTGGCCGAAATCGCCCGTCAGATGGGCCGGCAGATCGGGGGTGAACCATGACCCGGCTTGTCCATCCCTCCTCGCCGCTCCGGCACCAGACGCTGATCTTCGCCGGCTATGCTGCCCTTCTCTTGGCCTTCGGCGCCGCGGCGCTGGGCGCCCTGTTGGCCCCGCAGTTCGACTGGGCGGGCCTCTGGGGCGATCTGTCCGACTTTGCCGCCTCCACGGCCGCCCAGGCGCGCGCCGAGGGCTGGGCCGCGCTTTCCGAGAGGGCGTGAGCCATGGGTGTCCGTACCAAGTTCAGCCAAGCCGACCTAGAGAAGGTGCTTCGCACGACCAGAGAGGCCGGCCTGCCGGTGACCGTAGTCAGGATAGGGCCGCAGGGGGAAATCGAAGTGCGCTGCGGCCCGCAGGAACCCGCAGACGAATTCGACGCGACGGATATGCGCCGATGACCAAGAAGGAACTGCCGAAACACGTCTATCGCAAGAAGGGCGGCAAGGTCTATTTTCAGCGCCGCGGCTTCAAGACGGTCCGTTTCATCAGCGAACCGGGCACTTCGGAGTTCGCTGCGGAATATGCCCTGATCCTGCGCGGCCGCGCGCCGGTGCCCGAAGGGCGAACCCTGAAGGCATTGGCGATCAGTTACCAGCTCAGCGACCGCTTCACGGGCTTGGCGCCTAGAACGCGGCAGGATTATCTGCGCGTGCTGGACTATGTGAAGGAGAAGCTGGGCCACCTGCCGGCCGACAGAATGCAGCGCAAGGACGTGATCCGGGCACAGCAGGCCAACAAGGACGCGGTGCGCTTCGCCAACTACATCGTCCAGGTGCTTCGCGTCATGTTCGAGCATGGGATCGATCAGGGCTGGCGTGACGACAATCCAGCCAAAGGCGTTCGCCTGCTGAAAAGCGGTCGGCCGCCCCGCTTGCCATGGCCGCCCGAGAAAATCACGGCGTTCCGTGAGGCTGCGCCCCTTGGGACCCGCGGCAGGTTGATCTTCGAGCTTCTGCTGGGCACCGGCCAGCGCATTGGTGATGTGCTCAAGATGCGGTGGAACGACCTCGAGGAAGGCGGGGTGAATGTCCGACAGGGCAAGACAGGAGCGGAGTTGTGGATACCGCTGACCAGCGGCTTGCGCGAGGCGCTGGGCGCGACGCCAAAGGCCGGACTGACCATCTGCGCGCAGCTGAACGGCAGCCCGACCAGCTACGACGGTGCGCATGCCATGATCATGGCCATTCGAAAGGAAATCGGCGCCGAGGCCTTCGACATTCACGCCTTGCGCCACACCGCGGCGCATGAGCTGGCTGCGGCCGGCTGCTCGGGCGAACTGATCCAGGCGATCACGGGGCATACGAACCTGGGGATGGTGAAGCACTATACTGGTTCCGCTAGCCAGAAGCCCCGTGCTAAGGAGGCGCAGTCGCGCCGCGAACAGAACAGGTGCGAAACGTGAAAGTTGAGAAGCTGTTGCGAACGGCCCAAATCGGGGGCACGGATGCAGCGAACAAACCATTGGAAACGATGGTGATGGAAGAGAAGCGTCCCCGGTGGGGCGGCCGGACTTCAAATCCGGTTGGGGCAGTCAGCCTGTCCCGGGTGGGTTCGACTCCCACTCTCTTCCGCCAAAATGCCCATTTAACTGGTTGTTATTGCTAAATTATATCCTGGCATCACAGCGGCGTCCCGCCAATGCATCCCCCACGCGGAATTGGCCAGAATGACGGATTTGCCCCCGGCCGAAGCCAGGGGCGTTGGTATCAAGCAACGAGCGCTCGGGCCTCGGCCCAGAAAGCATGATCGTCATTCGGCAATTCAAATGTCCCGTAGCTCGTCCACGCCAGCGCCTTGGCGATCATGTCGCGCGCATCCTCTGCGGGCGCTTCCATAATCCGATTGCTCAACTCATTCTGAGCGAACAGGTCGGCGTTAAACTGGCTCTCGGGCATCGTGCGGCCTTCTTCGCCGTTCAGTCGGGTTTCCTCGGCAACCCACTGTCGAAACATCCGCATGACCGGCGTCTCAGCCAGGTCGACCACGCACAGCGCAGCAGCCGGCGCCGCACCCGCGACAACCGCCGCAGGCAGGGCTTTCAGAAGGGCACGGCGGTTCATTGTCCGGCCTCCTTGCGCTGGATCTGATACTCGGCCTCAAGCAGCTCCTGCGCCTTCTTGACGCGATCCGCGACCACTTGGATCAGGTTGATGATGCCCGAGGCGATGGGCGCGTCGTCTTGCGTCAGGTGGTCGAGGGCCACTTCATCAAGGACGCACAGCAGCGCCCCGATGGTATGAAGCTCGGCTTCGGTTTCGCTATGCGCTTTGAAATAGCTCATGCCTCGCCCTCCTTCGGCAGGTTGATGCTGTCGAGATTGTTGTTCACCTCAAGCGCCATTTCCTTGGCGAGTTGCACCAGGGTCGGCTGAGCGTTCGGGACCACGCCATCGAGCGCGCAGGCTTCCAGAAGTTCCAGCAGATCGCACAGCCGCCCCATGATGGTCTGCTGGTCTTGGATATGTCGGGTAAGCGCGCTCATGCCGCACCCCCGATCAGGCTGACGGTGTAGCGCTTCGCGGCGCGAAGGTAGCGGCGCAGTTCCTTTTCCCGCTGGGTGTAATCACCGCTGTCCTTGTGGCTCACGTCGAGCGCCAGCGACAGGCTGTCGTCCAATTCGTAGAGGTCCGCGAGCGACATGCTGGGGGCCGGGACGGCGGGCGCCCCAACCATACGCGGTTCATTCGGTTGGATGTTCATTTCAGTTCTCACAGTTCTGGCTTTCCACAGCCGTCACTGGTTGCGGACCAGCGGCCGGGGGTTGGAAACCTGCTGTGAGACAGGTCGGACGACTTTAAGGTTTCCCTCTGGACATAGCATCCGCCCCCGGCCTATAAAGGTCGGGACGCAGATGCCCGCCAAGGCATCCGTCATTTCGACCGCGAGCTTCCGCGCCAACGGATGCTCAACCTGCCAAGGTATGCGGTCTATCACAGTCAGGGTTTCCACACCCACTGACCACGCTACACCCGACATGCCGAAAAGGTCAAGCCTGCCCCTCGGGGCGGTGGCATGCGTTTGTGCCGCATCGGTCGTTTCTCGACGCGGGCGTAACCTCTCTGCGCGCAGTTCAGCGCGCTACATTGGAATGAGGTTACACATGACCATCCAAAAGAAATTGCGTGTGCCCAGCGGAGTGCAGATCTGGGTCAACGACGGGCATTTGGCACCGGATTGGGTTGCTGAGGCTGTCCAAGAGGAACGGGCGTGCAACGGCTCACTGCTCCTGCGAACGCAACTAGGCGTTGCCCGGGTTCACAGAGGCATGTCGTGATCAGATGACGACTGCCTTTCCTGCCGAAGCCCCGAGGACCTGGACGAGTTCCTTCGCGGCCTGACGCAAGAAGCGGCGCCGGTCATTGCGGCCATCGGCCCTGGTAAATCGGCGGCCTATGGGTCTCGCAGCAAGCTCAAGCGCCGGAACCGCCAAAGGAGAGACGCGGAAAGTGGCGTATCGCGAACCCTGAGCTACTCCCCATCTCTTGGACAGTTTCCGGGATGATTTAAGCTACTCTCTGCCCCTGCTGATCGGTTTCGATCTGGTTGAAGTAGACCACGGCGGGCGGCTGTCCGCCATGGGCGGCGTGGGGCCGCTGGTGGTTGTAGAAGGTGATCCATCGGCCAACGCCCGCCTTCGCCTGC
This portion of the Paracoccus sp. N5 genome encodes:
- a CDS encoding Arc family DNA-binding protein yields the protein MEKYEQISLRLPDGWRRALKIAAAVNGRSMNAEIVQRLRPTLEAADAQRPQS
- a CDS encoding Arc family DNA-binding protein gives rise to the protein MAAMADSRKYPTRLAPYGLRIPPALKEFIQEEADLHGRSLHSEILMALQKYYDWHDEDRPNTVGDMLAKHEESGEPVAALDRQSEGIGDALKGVPDVGKMPIGQVLRKLRAADDIESFANLLADKLAQRLKP
- a CDS encoding helix-turn-helix domain-containing protein, which gives rise to MSRRPTVARFSLSASARQHIDAIMATARDQIEAVLQREVSRLIADAHDGANQKAAHHRPAKQEVMATPAVPQPIYIRPGKAQQMFGVHRATLYRWANAGHITIHKRGAATFVRLDEVRAFIEGNQP
- a CDS encoding tyrosine-type recombinase/integrase, translating into MTKKELPKHVYRKKGGKVYFQRRGFKTVRFISEPGTSEFAAEYALILRGRAPVPEGRTLKALAISYQLSDRFTGLAPRTRQDYLRVLDYVKEKLGHLPADRMQRKDVIRAQQANKDAVRFANYIVQVLRVMFEHGIDQGWRDDNPAKGVRLLKSGRPPRLPWPPEKITAFREAAPLGTRGRLIFELLLGTGQRIGDVLKMRWNDLEEGGVNVRQGKTGAELWIPLTSGLREALGATPKAGLTICAQLNGSPTSYDGAHAMIMAIRKEIGAEAFDIHALRHTAAHELAAAGCSGELIQAITGHTNLGMVKHYTGSASQKPRAKEAQSRREQNRCET